A single genomic interval of Flectobacillus major DSM 103 harbors:
- a CDS encoding monovalent cation:proton antiporter-2 (CPA2) family protein — translation MAGEILQNGLIYLGAAIICVPVAKRLGIGSVLGYIFAGIMIGPFVLHLVGHEGEDVMHATEFGVVMMLFVIGLELSPQAFWKMKNRILGLGGLQLLLSAIALFPVFYFLFSFSLNASLALAFSFGMSSTAIVLQTLKEKSLEKTEAGQSSFSVLLFQDIAVIPLLAILPLLAGVAPTQTVVSEQPIIAFLQTHTSITIIGAVLLIFIIGQFFINPLLHYIAKTGVRELFTASALFIIIGVSWLMTQVGISAALGAFMAGVLLANSEFRHELESDVEPFKGLLLGVFFTAVGSTINFNVLAEKTTQIMMAVASIMLLKGIALALIGKYYKISVTQNVLFALLLSQVGEFVFVLLGSILQFKLIDKAQSDFFMATVTLSMIVSPLLLFVYEKFIASYLTPITKANKDYKVNPDEEHQIIIAGFSHFGSTIGRFLRANNVNATILDSDSDRVTFLRKMGFNVHFGDATRLDLLEAAGAAKAKILISAIDSPDKTMELAELVKKHFPHIKLFLRAKNRDDAFDLIEKEYEHVYRESLHSSVYMGVDVLTALGHRKYTVTRKANDFIKYDTQALQRLVKTKDDIPTYISSVREEIANEERLLNEDSKFMETELDNAWDNSSQKKYEIGRERYSDS, via the coding sequence ATGGCAGGAGAAATTTTACAAAACGGTTTAATTTACTTAGGTGCGGCTATTATTTGTGTACCTGTGGCCAAAAGGCTTGGTATTGGTAGTGTATTGGGCTATATCTTTGCGGGCATTATGATTGGGCCATTTGTGCTGCATTTAGTGGGGCATGAAGGTGAAGATGTCATGCACGCCACCGAATTTGGGGTGGTTATGATGCTTTTTGTGATTGGTTTAGAGCTTAGCCCTCAGGCATTTTGGAAAATGAAAAATCGTATTTTAGGATTAGGAGGTTTACAGCTTTTACTTTCGGCGATAGCTCTTTTTCCTGTATTTTATTTTTTGTTTTCTTTTTCATTGAATGCTTCATTGGCTTTGGCTTTTTCGTTTGGTATGTCGTCTACGGCTATTGTGTTACAAACCTTAAAAGAAAAGAGCCTGGAAAAAACAGAAGCGGGGCAGTCATCTTTTTCGGTATTGCTATTTCAGGATATTGCTGTAATACCGTTATTGGCTATTTTGCCTTTACTGGCGGGTGTAGCACCTACCCAAACGGTTGTTTCTGAACAGCCTATTATTGCATTTTTACAAACACATACCAGTATTACCATTATTGGAGCGGTATTGTTGATTTTTATTATTGGTCAATTTTTTATCAATCCATTATTACATTATATAGCCAAAACGGGTGTTCGTGAATTGTTTACGGCTTCGGCTCTTTTTATTATTATTGGGGTTTCGTGGTTGATGACACAAGTAGGCATTAGTGCGGCACTTGGGGCTTTTATGGCAGGGGTTTTGTTGGCCAATAGCGAATTTAGGCACGAACTAGAAAGTGACGTTGAGCCATTTAAGGGCTTACTCTTAGGGGTATTTTTTACAGCTGTTGGTTCTACGATTAATTTTAATGTATTAGCCGAAAAAACAACTCAGATAATGATGGCTGTAGCCAGTATTATGCTGTTGAAAGGTATTGCATTGGCATTGATAGGCAAATACTACAAAATCAGTGTTACGCAAAATGTACTATTTGCCTTGTTACTCTCGCAAGTGGGCGAGTTTGTGTTTGTATTGTTGGGGTCTATACTGCAATTTAAGCTTATAGACAAGGCTCAGTCCGATTTTTTTATGGCAACAGTTACGCTTAGTATGATAGTGTCGCCATTGTTGTTGTTTGTTTATGAAAAATTTATTGCAAGCTATTTGACACCAATAACCAAAGCCAATAAAGATTACAAAGTAAATCCCGACGAGGAGCATCAAATTATTATAGCAGGTTTTAGCCATTTTGGAAGTACTATTGGGCGTTTTTTGCGAGCCAACAATGTTAATGCTACAATTCTGGATAGCGATAGCGACCGTGTTACTTTTTTGCGGAAAATGGGCTTCAATGTCCATTTTGGTGATGCCACTCGATTAGATTTATTGGAAGCCGCAGGGGCTGCCAAAGCCAAAATTCTTATTTCTGCTATTGATTCGCCAGATAAAACCATGGAATTGGCCGAACTCGTCAAAAAGCATTTCCCTCATATCAAGCTATTTTTAAGAGCCAAAAATAGAGACGATGCCTTTGATCTGATAGAAAAAGAGTATGAACATGTATATCGTGAAAGTCTTCATAGTTCGGTATACATGGGGGTCGACGTACTAACTGCCCTTGGGCATCGCAAATACACCGTAACCCGAAAAGCCAATGACTTTATCAAATACGATACCCAGGCTTTACAAAGATTAGTAAAAACCAAAGATGATATACCTACCTATATTTCGAGTGTACGGGAGGAAATAGCCAATGAAGAACGTTTGCTTAATGAAGATTCTAAATTTATGGAAACGGAATTGGACAACGCATGGGATAATTCTTCACAAAAGAAATATGAAATAGGTAGAGAAAGATACAGTGACTCATAG
- a CDS encoding FUSC family protein, whose protein sequence is MTISLGALCASVVDSPGPIVHRRNAMLTTTLIVCFVALCTGLANLSAIFLGILIAGFSFFFSMFYVYGLRAASIGTAALLVMTLSIGDGRPLHEIILHALYILIGGAWYTALSISLYRIMPYRLAQQSLGDCIVEVAKFMKIKAGFYKENINYDENYTKLIEAQIVVNEKQDAVRELLFKTREIVRESTQEGRFLVVVFVDLIDLFEQIMSTFYNYKNLHQQFDSVGILQKYEAILTLLADELENIGYAMKLGTTPHLSPTIPRRLQELHNAILELENGPDAAQFNTLSIGALKNIEVNIKNIFLRLKKIVGNFKNRKKKSLSIHGLETTPFIAHQEYEAKAFKENLTFDSEIFRHSIRVALVMLVGYIIAQSFAFLHSNWILLTIMVIMKPAFSLTKERNYHRLIGTIIGAIFGLLILSYQHNKQVLFVILLFCMLGAYSFQRKNYVVSVLFMTPFVLILYDFLGMGNISVLEERVMDTFIGGGISFIASYFLFPSWEKEKLKKNLVEMLSANLQYFRQVRGLYLGNEFQSLPHKLARKNVYVKTANLASAFQRMFSEPKSKQTSIKEVHQFSVLNHLFSSYTATLALYVLEHFDEIPDFDDIQHIADNTEKLLETSIKVLQTDHFKVEELQLLQLKNHHKHEDEGILLIPEQYVNIQKAAFDICKISERIKI, encoded by the coding sequence ATGACTATTTCACTAGGTGCTTTATGTGCCAGTGTTGTTGATTCGCCAGGGCCTATTGTGCATCGCCGCAATGCCATGCTCACTACTACGCTGATTGTCTGTTTTGTAGCACTTTGTACTGGGCTAGCCAATTTATCAGCTATTTTTCTGGGCATTCTTATTGCTGGCTTTAGCTTCTTTTTCTCAATGTTTTATGTCTATGGCCTGCGTGCTGCCTCTATTGGTACAGCCGCATTGCTGGTTATGACACTCAGCATTGGCGATGGCCGCCCCTTGCATGAAATCATTTTGCATGCTTTGTATATCCTCATTGGTGGTGCTTGGTATACGGCTCTTAGTATATCGTTATACCGTATTATGCCGTATCGGCTGGCCCAACAATCTTTGGGTGATTGTATTGTTGAGGTAGCTAAATTTATGAAAATCAAAGCAGGATTTTATAAAGAAAATATCAATTATGACGAAAACTATACCAAGCTAATTGAAGCCCAAATTGTAGTAAACGAAAAACAAGATGCCGTTCGGGAGTTGTTGTTTAAAACACGAGAAATTGTTCGGGAATCTACCCAAGAAGGCAGATTTTTGGTAGTTGTTTTTGTAGACTTAATCGACTTATTCGAGCAAATTATGTCTACGTTCTATAACTACAAAAACCTTCATCAGCAATTTGATAGCGTCGGGATTCTTCAAAAGTATGAGGCAATTTTGACCCTCCTTGCCGACGAACTTGAGAATATTGGCTATGCCATGAAGCTAGGAACAACCCCTCACCTTTCGCCCACGATTCCTCGTAGGTTGCAAGAACTCCACAATGCTATTCTCGAACTTGAAAATGGACCCGATGCCGCACAATTCAATACCCTGAGTATTGGGGCTTTAAAAAATATAGAGGTTAATATCAAAAATATTTTTCTTCGACTAAAAAAAATTGTAGGTAATTTTAAAAACCGCAAGAAAAAATCTTTGTCTATTCATGGGCTAGAAACTACCCCTTTTATTGCTCACCAAGAATACGAAGCCAAGGCTTTTAAAGAAAACCTCACTTTCGATTCCGAAATTTTTAGGCATTCAATAAGAGTTGCTTTGGTAATGTTGGTAGGCTATATCATTGCCCAATCTTTTGCCTTTTTGCATAGCAACTGGATTCTCCTTACCATTATGGTGATTATGAAGCCCGCCTTTAGCCTTACCAAAGAACGAAATTATCATAGGCTTATTGGCACTATCATTGGTGCTATTTTTGGTTTATTGATTCTTTCATATCAGCACAACAAGCAGGTGTTGTTTGTAATATTGCTGTTTTGTATGCTAGGAGCGTATAGTTTTCAACGCAAAAACTATGTGGTTAGCGTGCTATTTATGACCCCTTTTGTTCTAATTCTGTACGATTTCTTGGGAATGGGTAACATTTCGGTACTGGAAGAACGAGTAATGGATACTTTTATTGGTGGTGGGATTTCGTTTATTGCGAGTTACTTTTTGTTTCCTAGCTGGGAAAAAGAAAAACTCAAAAAGAACCTTGTGGAAATGCTATCGGCCAACTTACAGTATTTCAGACAAGTACGTGGATTGTATTTGGGCAACGAGTTTCAGAGCTTACCCCACAAGCTTGCTCGCAAAAATGTGTACGTAAAAACAGCCAACCTTGCGTCGGCCTTTCAGCGGATGTTTTCTGAACCCAAAAGCAAACAAACCAGTATCAAAGAGGTTCATCAGTTTTCGGTATTAAATCACTTGTTTTCATCTTATACGGCTACTTTGGCCTTGTACGTACTCGAACACTTCGACGAAATCCCCGACTTCGATGATATTCAACACATAGCCGACAATACCGAAAAACTGTTAGAAACTAGTATAAAAGTACTTCAAACAGACCATTTTAAGGTAGAAGAGCTTCAGTTGTTACAGCTCAAAAATCATCATAAGCATGAAGATGAAGGTATATTGCTTATTCCTGAGCAGTATGTTAATATTCAGAAAGCAGCTTTTGATATTTGTAAAATATCCGAAAGAATCAAAATTTAG
- a CDS encoding response regulator has protein sequence MKPVETICVIDDDNIYGFWVKKLLVSKNFCKSLIIFENGLTGFNYLKELDTTNDVIPDLILLDINMPIMDGWEFLEEYANIKGKFEKEIPIYVVSSSINPSDIEKANSFEEVFGFITKPLTFDNLKQIKLFQE, from the coding sequence ATGAAACCTGTAGAAACAATATGTGTAATAGATGATGACAACATCTATGGATTTTGGGTGAAAAAATTATTAGTATCTAAGAATTTTTGCAAAAGCCTAATTATTTTTGAGAATGGGTTGACAGGGTTCAATTATCTGAAAGAGCTTGACACAACAAACGATGTCATTCCTGATTTGATTTTATTAGATATTAATATGCCCATCATGGACGGTTGGGAGTTCCTGGAGGAATACGCTAATATCAAGGGCAAATTTGAAAAAGAAATCCCAATATATGTCGTTAGCTCATCTATTAACCCTTCCGACATTGAAAAAGCCAATAGTTTTGAAGAGGTTTTTGGCTTTATTACCAAGCCTCTTACTTTCGACAATTTGAAACAAATCAAGTTATTCCAAGAATAA
- a CDS encoding PAS domain-containing sensor histidine kinase — protein MKTSSEVWETITKLGIPNLWVWDISTQEFYISSHINYQLGLVNNIITDLDSLKSKTYVLDLPLLQESTIRGFTRTSDYFERKIRLYNIQGEFVYYQLNGFVQQRDSNQLATKLIGTFTNVTYLIKNPKENNPYHEYQVELELIVKGIDAGIWDWDLQNDSSWWSPKFYELLGYQPYEIEPSFNTFMNVLLHPDDREKTNRCIYAHLYQKKNYKTEIRLLTKSGIYKWFQSSGQAKWNSDTEPIKMSGSIIDITETVAYRASLESNEFLLTESSRLAKIGGWEVSLNDQKIFWSKGVKEIHEYPFNDPPSLEEAFGYYHESSQSIIKAAFFETIQYGKPFDVTCLLVTHNQNQVWVRVIGSPVMSEQQKIIGIRGVIKDINDEKKKELSLQDSLKIINEQNSKLLNFAHIVSHNLRSHTGNLEMVTNFIEECNSDEERIQLLQSIKKISGNLSNTILHLNDVLMIQSQVQKPKTKIYFQDVLDQTCIALLADIQQQKAQIEANFMDAPFIKYIPAYLESIFLNIIANAIKYRKPKLPPIIKIRSGVENEKITLSFEDNGQGINLEKQGKKIFGMYNTFHNHPDAKGFGLFLTKNQLDLMGSTIEVTSQENIGTTFKITF, from the coding sequence ATGAAAACAAGCAGCGAAGTATGGGAAACTATTACCAAGCTTGGTATTCCAAATCTTTGGGTTTGGGATATATCCACCCAAGAATTCTATATCTCTAGTCATATCAATTATCAACTTGGCTTGGTAAATAATATCATCACGGATTTAGACAGCCTCAAAAGTAAAACCTACGTTTTAGACTTACCACTTTTACAAGAATCGACTATCCGAGGATTCACCCGTACTAGCGATTATTTCGAGCGTAAAATACGGTTATATAATATACAGGGCGAGTTTGTGTATTATCAACTAAACGGATTTGTACAGCAAAGAGACTCCAACCAACTGGCTACCAAACTAATAGGAACATTCACCAATGTGACTTATCTTATCAAAAACCCTAAAGAAAATAACCCCTATCATGAGTATCAAGTAGAATTAGAACTTATTGTAAAGGGGATTGATGCGGGAATTTGGGACTGGGATTTACAAAACGATAGCTCGTGGTGGTCGCCCAAGTTTTATGAATTGCTGGGATATCAGCCTTACGAAATAGAGCCTTCGTTCAATACCTTCATGAATGTATTACTTCACCCCGACGACAGAGAAAAAACCAACCGTTGTATATACGCACATCTTTATCAGAAAAAAAATTATAAAACTGAAATCCGACTACTTACCAAATCAGGTATATACAAGTGGTTTCAATCGTCGGGACAAGCCAAATGGAATAGCGATACCGAACCCATCAAAATGTCTGGCTCTATTATTGATATAACTGAAACAGTGGCTTATCGGGCAAGCCTCGAAAGTAATGAATTTTTACTGACCGAGTCTTCACGGTTAGCCAAAATTGGAGGCTGGGAGGTATCATTAAATGACCAAAAAATATTTTGGTCGAAGGGGGTTAAAGAAATTCACGAATATCCATTCAACGACCCACCTTCTTTAGAAGAAGCTTTTGGTTATTATCATGAAAGCTCACAAAGTATCATAAAAGCCGCTTTTTTCGAAACGATTCAGTATGGTAAGCCATTCGATGTTACTTGTTTACTGGTGACTCACAACCAAAACCAAGTTTGGGTAAGGGTCATTGGAAGTCCTGTTATGAGTGAACAACAAAAAATAATTGGGATTAGAGGCGTAATAAAAGATATAAATGATGAAAAGAAAAAAGAGCTTTCGCTACAAGATTCTTTGAAAATCATCAATGAACAGAATAGTAAATTGCTAAATTTTGCTCATATTGTGTCGCATAACCTGAGGTCACACACAGGAAACCTAGAAATGGTAACCAATTTTATTGAAGAATGCAACTCCGATGAAGAACGTATTCAGCTTTTACAAAGCATCAAAAAAATTTCAGGAAACCTCAGCAACACTATTCTTCACCTCAATGACGTATTAATGATTCAATCACAAGTACAAAAACCTAAAACTAAAATCTATTTTCAAGATGTTTTAGACCAAACTTGTATTGCATTGCTAGCCGATATTCAGCAACAAAAAGCTCAAATTGAAGCTAATTTTATGGACGCTCCTTTTATTAAATATATTCCAGCCTATTTAGAAAGCATCTTTTTGAATATTATAGCCAATGCCATCAAATACCGAAAGCCTAAGTTACCCCCTATTATCAAGATTCGTTCTGGCGTTGAAAATGAAAAGATAACATTGTCTTTTGAAGATAACGGACAGGGAATCAATCTTGAAAAGCAAGGTAAAAAGATTTTTGGTATGTACAACACTTTCCATAACCACCCCGATGCAAAAGGATTTGGTTTATTTTTAACCAAAAACCAGCTAGATTTGATGGGAAGTACAATTGAGGTAACGAGTCAAGAGAATATTGGTACAACATTTAAGATAACATTTTAA
- a CDS encoding GAF domain-containing hybrid sensor histidine kinase/response regulator, with protein sequence MIKASLPFNESQRLEALRSYQILDTLPEDDFEFITKIAQEICQTPLSLISIVDQNRQWFKSVQGIDITETPRDISFCAHTILNPSQPLIIEDTNKDERFHDNPFVEAPHNIAFYAGIPLVNAKGYALGTLCVLDNKPRTLQSEQVDALKALANQVISQLELRKKTLELEKIKDDLERKNSELELAKNHLEEALKAKSVFLSMMSHEIRTPLHAILSNINLLLEESPRAEQEAPLKVLKFTGETLLSIINDILDYSKLEAQKVQIEHIPFHLVDLVNNIVEINWHRAKERKNQIKVEVDESIPAYIKGDPTRLVQVINNLVSNAVKFTKNGTITIKASPQIPVDEKNITIKFEVIDTGIGIAEDSKNKIFDEFAQASALTTRQFGGTGLGLAIIKRILALFNSTIHVESEVNKGSNFYFSIQFEVAPPQPKVNIDSTLFDFKGYDVLAVDDNDINLKIISRNLSKKGIKVQTNSSPIEALELIKQGHRFDLIIIDLQMPDMNGFELTDEIRKILPNVPIIASSADNNLETVELAFKHKMNDYLLKPHTANELYLLLAKHFKYISEKELID encoded by the coding sequence ATGATAAAGGCAAGCTTACCTTTTAACGAATCGCAAAGATTAGAGGCTCTAAGAAGCTATCAAATCCTAGATACTTTGCCAGAAGATGATTTTGAATTTATCACCAAAATTGCTCAGGAAATATGCCAAACTCCCTTATCGCTTATAAGTATTGTTGACCAGAATCGTCAATGGTTTAAATCTGTCCAAGGTATTGATATTACTGAAACTCCACGAGATATTTCATTTTGTGCCCATACAATTCTGAACCCCAGCCAACCATTAATTATTGAAGATACCAATAAAGACGAACGCTTTCATGATAACCCTTTTGTAGAGGCCCCCCACAATATTGCTTTTTATGCGGGTATTCCGCTTGTCAATGCCAAAGGCTATGCACTTGGTACTTTGTGCGTACTCGACAATAAGCCCAGAACATTACAATCTGAACAGGTTGATGCCCTCAAAGCTTTGGCCAATCAGGTGATTAGCCAGCTCGAACTAAGAAAAAAAACCCTTGAGCTTGAAAAAATTAAGGACGATTTAGAACGAAAAAATAGTGAACTGGAATTGGCCAAAAATCATTTGGAAGAAGCTCTAAAAGCAAAATCGGTATTTTTGTCGATGATGAGCCATGAAATCAGAACACCTTTGCACGCTATTTTGAGCAATATCAATTTACTGTTGGAAGAATCACCGAGGGCTGAACAAGAAGCCCCATTGAAAGTCCTTAAATTTACAGGAGAAACCCTTCTGTCGATTATCAACGATATATTGGATTATAGCAAGCTCGAAGCTCAAAAAGTACAAATAGAGCATATACCTTTCCATTTAGTAGATTTAGTCAACAATATCGTTGAAATTAATTGGCACAGAGCAAAAGAAAGAAAGAATCAAATTAAAGTAGAGGTAGACGAAAGTATTCCAGCCTATATCAAAGGCGACCCTACCCGACTGGTTCAGGTAATCAACAACTTAGTGTCGAATGCCGTGAAGTTTACCAAAAATGGCACTATTACCATTAAGGCTTCGCCACAAATACCTGTAGATGAAAAAAATATTACTATCAAATTTGAAGTAATAGATACAGGTATAGGTATTGCCGAAGATTCAAAAAATAAAATATTCGATGAATTTGCACAGGCTTCGGCACTCACTACCCGACAATTTGGAGGTACAGGACTTGGCTTGGCCATCATCAAACGAATTTTGGCATTGTTCAATAGTACCATTCATGTAGAAAGCGAAGTCAATAAGGGGTCAAATTTCTACTTCTCTATTCAGTTTGAGGTGGCACCACCACAACCCAAGGTCAATATCGATTCTACTCTTTTTGATTTTAAAGGATACGATGTTTTGGCAGTCGACGATAATGACATTAACCTCAAAATTATCTCAAGAAATCTAAGCAAAAAAGGTATCAAGGTTCAAACAAACAGCTCACCGATCGAGGCATTAGAACTCATCAAACAAGGGCATCGGTTCGACCTCATTATTATTGACCTACAAATGCCCGACATGAACGGCTTTGAGCTTACCGACGAGATTAGAAAAATCTTACCTAATGTTCCAATTATTGCTAGCTCGGCCGACAATAACCTTGAAACCGTAGAGCTTGCTTTTAAACATAAAATGAACGATTACCTATTGAAACCACATACAGCTAATGAACTTTATTTGTTATTAGCCAAGCATTTCAAATACATATCTGAAAAAGAACTTATTGATTAA
- a CDS encoding energy transducer TonB gives MKSYQQQLEERKNKEKALFWSLVLSAGLIYFCMKTVIWQQQTITTQIKHASELTILTAKPQPSPPVPPKKIQPRPKQPIKSGGGQAAPNYKKKEKIGESISSKRPSPVKIRAAEPPSSSINQMGYNTVPIKKPTRSGEGDGDNFTGTLLSMDGWAFKSKPLVADDSDESGIVKFEIVVDDRGNILNIRTLKTSLTPSITALYKEAVARAQFKRIVRDETPPISRGTIVFRIKSI, from the coding sequence ATGAAATCATACCAACAGCAATTAGAAGAACGGAAAAATAAAGAAAAGGCTCTTTTCTGGAGCTTGGTGCTTTCTGCTGGCCTTATTTATTTTTGTATGAAAACTGTTATTTGGCAACAGCAAACCATAACTACCCAGATAAAACATGCTTCTGAACTAACGATTTTGACTGCTAAACCTCAACCTAGTCCTCCAGTTCCTCCTAAAAAAATACAACCAAGGCCCAAACAGCCTATCAAGTCGGGTGGTGGACAGGCAGCTCCAAATTATAAAAAGAAAGAAAAAATTGGAGAATCCATTTCATCTAAAAGACCTAGTCCCGTCAAAATACGAGCCGCCGAACCACCTAGTTCATCTATAAACCAGATGGGATACAACACTGTACCTATCAAAAAACCCACAAGGTCGGGTGAAGGCGACGGCGATAATTTTACAGGTACACTGCTAAGTATGGATGGATGGGCGTTCAAAAGTAAACCACTCGTAGCCGACGACTCTGACGAATCAGGTATCGTAAAGTTTGAAATTGTTGTCGATGATAGAGGTAATATACTCAATATCAGAACACTCAAAACCAGTTTAACACCTAGCATTACGGCTCTATATAAAGAGGCTGTTGCAAGGGCTCAGTTCAAAAGAATTGTTCGCGACGAAACCCCTCCAATATCACGAGGTACAATTGTATTTAGGATAAAGTCTATTTAA
- a CDS encoding glycosyltransferase family 2 protein: MSWRSWNVLKHHKQANINIDFNAFRQNPFLPSISVVAPAYNEGLTIVENIRSLLSLGYNNLTIIVVNDGSKDDTLEKAIKFYDLEVADYYFDYRLPCNEIRAVYKSRNKAFKKLLVVDKANGGKADALNAGINISYSDYFACVDVDCLLEENAFEHLIYPVINSHKEVVAVGGIVWLNNDAEVFHGHMVKLQVPNKFLPRIQLIEYFRAFLLGRTAWSSINGLLLISGAFGIFHRERVIEAGGYNKKTVGEDMELVIRLHKLMLNKKLPYEVAYVPTPLCWTEAPVDTKILSRQRNRWARGTAECLMLHRDMLFRRKYGIIGLLSFPYWFVAEWMGPFIEASGLIFTLIMMMMGYINSTFFVSMLFLVFSMSLFFSILAILAQETFFNRYTEPKDIGKLFITAILEPFIYHPLTVFWALKGNYDLFFKKTHSWGEMTRTGYANNAAGAKPPKS; this comes from the coding sequence ATGAGCTGGCGTTCATGGAATGTGCTAAAACATCATAAACAAGCCAATATTAATATTGACTTTAATGCTTTTAGGCAAAATCCTTTTCTGCCCTCTATTTCGGTAGTTGCTCCTGCCTATAATGAAGGCCTAACGATTGTAGAAAATATCCGTTCGTTGTTGTCGCTTGGCTATAACAACCTCACCATTATTGTCGTAAATGACGGTAGCAAAGACGATACGCTGGAAAAAGCTATCAAATTTTATGACTTAGAAGTAGCCGATTATTATTTTGACTACCGACTTCCTTGCAATGAAATCCGAGCAGTTTATAAATCTCGAAATAAGGCATTCAAAAAACTTTTGGTAGTCGATAAAGCCAATGGCGGTAAAGCCGATGCCCTCAATGCAGGCATCAATATTTCTTATTCCGATTACTTTGCCTGTGTAGATGTTGATTGTTTGCTCGAAGAAAATGCTTTTGAACACCTCATCTATCCTGTAATCAATAGCCACAAAGAAGTAGTGGCTGTAGGCGGTATCGTTTGGCTCAATAACGATGCCGAGGTTTTTCATGGACACATGGTAAAATTGCAAGTACCCAACAAGTTTTTGCCCAGAATTCAGCTAATTGAATACTTCAGGGCATTTTTGTTAGGCCGCACAGCTTGGAGCTCAATCAATGGCCTACTCCTTATTTCGGGAGCTTTTGGTATTTTTCATCGTGAGCGTGTGATTGAAGCAGGTGGTTATAACAAAAAAACCGTTGGTGAAGACATGGAATTGGTGATTCGCTTGCACAAACTCATGCTCAACAAAAAACTTCCCTATGAAGTAGCTTATGTACCTACCCCATTGTGTTGGACAGAAGCCCCCGTAGATACCAAGATTTTGTCGAGGCAACGAAACCGTTGGGCTCGTGGCACAGCAGAATGCCTAATGCTACACCGAGATATGCTTTTTAGACGCAAATATGGAATTATCGGCTTATTGAGTTTTCCATATTGGTTTGTAGCCGAATGGATGGGGCCATTTATCGAAGCCTCGGGTTTGATATTTACGCTAATAATGATGATGATGGGCTATATCAATAGTACTTTTTTTGTCAGTATGCTTTTCTTGGTATTTTCGATGTCTTTGTTTTTCTCTATTTTGGCGATACTTGCCCAAGAAACCTTTTTTAATAGATATACCGAACCAAAAGATATTGGAAAACTATTTATTACGGCTATTCTTGAACCCTTTATTTATCATCCGCTCACTGTATTTTGGGCTTTGAAAGGAAATTATGACCTCTTTTTCAAAAAAACTCACTCTTGGGGTGAAATGACACGTACAGGATATGCCAACAATGCAGCCGGAGCAAAACCTCCTAAAAGTTAA